The following are encoded together in the Streptomyces flavofungini genome:
- a CDS encoding acyl carrier protein, with the protein MENTASDTLTLDELERWLVDRVGEYVPDLDAPVDPQQELGEYGLDSVAVVAFAADVEDWLGIQVEPTAVWDHPTVARLAAYLLAEREQQRAATA; encoded by the coding sequence ATGGAGAACACGGCTTCCGACACGCTCACCCTCGACGAGCTGGAACGCTGGCTCGTCGACCGGGTCGGCGAGTACGTCCCCGACCTGGACGCGCCGGTCGACCCCCAGCAGGAGCTCGGGGAGTACGGCCTCGACTCGGTCGCGGTGGTCGCCTTCGCCGCCGACGTGGAGGACTGGCTGGGCATCCAGGTCGAGCCGACGGCCGTGTGGGACCACCCGACGGTCGCGCGGCTCGCCGCCTATCTGCTGGCCGAGCGGGAGCAGCAGCGGGCGGCCACCGCCTGA
- a CDS encoding helix-turn-helix domain-containing protein encodes MIEQPAFGRRLRMLRVQRGLSQTELAGDEVSASYVSRVESGRRSPNELIAAFFARRLDVPLEALTNPASQEEGEHRSRRLDIAGKLLEARALRKDGELTVAAELLRGIGAAATGHAEEDVLWEATWELADVLRELGDTTAEHRVLADLADTALSQETPRLAARVATALSDNLRRQGRLGEAVRTAEHAVSVTVALPPTAHERVGAMLALINSYIDSGELENAAGLADTLQETAEDIPSRQLRGQVYWAAGSARFLCGRPEDGVDLHERAFACLRPDVNLGAWARLCRASAALRLEHDLSLDATGHAARLLARARQALELVGRDDDMAELMLAEAHLALRQGEPERVLELTTKVCDGGAGLPLAGLGQCQLLAARAHALAGNAAAARDSYRLAAETLDRAGAYRKSSEAWRQLSEMLAAGPGDGPAAATD; translated from the coding sequence ATGATCGAACAGCCCGCGTTCGGACGCAGACTGCGGATGCTGCGCGTGCAGCGGGGCCTGTCCCAGACCGAACTGGCGGGCGACGAGGTGTCGGCCAGCTATGTCTCCCGGGTGGAGAGCGGTCGGCGCTCGCCGAACGAACTCATCGCCGCCTTCTTCGCGCGCCGGCTCGACGTCCCCCTGGAAGCCCTGACCAACCCCGCTTCCCAGGAAGAGGGCGAGCACCGCAGCCGACGGCTCGACATCGCGGGCAAGCTCCTCGAAGCCCGCGCCCTGCGCAAGGACGGCGAGCTCACCGTCGCCGCCGAGCTGCTCCGCGGCATCGGCGCGGCGGCCACCGGGCACGCCGAGGAGGACGTGCTCTGGGAGGCCACGTGGGAGCTCGCCGACGTCCTGCGCGAGCTGGGCGACACCACCGCCGAGCACCGCGTCCTCGCCGACCTCGCCGACACCGCCCTGTCCCAGGAGACGCCCCGGCTCGCCGCGCGCGTCGCCACCGCGCTCTCGGACAACCTGCGCCGCCAGGGCCGCCTCGGCGAGGCCGTCCGCACCGCCGAGCACGCCGTGTCGGTCACCGTGGCCCTGCCGCCCACCGCCCACGAGCGGGTCGGCGCGATGCTCGCGCTGATCAACTCCTACATCGACAGCGGTGAGCTGGAGAACGCGGCCGGTCTCGCCGACACCCTCCAGGAGACGGCCGAGGACATCCCCTCCCGGCAGCTGCGCGGCCAGGTCTACTGGGCCGCGGGCAGCGCCCGCTTCCTGTGCGGGCGCCCCGAGGACGGCGTCGACCTGCACGAACGCGCCTTCGCCTGTCTGCGCCCCGATGTGAACCTGGGAGCCTGGGCACGGCTGTGCCGGGCGTCCGCCGCGCTCCGCCTGGAGCACGACCTCTCCCTGGACGCCACCGGCCACGCGGCGCGGCTGCTCGCCCGCGCCCGTCAGGCCCTCGAACTCGTCGGCCGCGACGACGACATGGCCGAGCTGATGCTGGCCGAGGCACACCTGGCGCTGCGCCAGGGCGAGCCGGAGCGGGTCCTCGAGCTCACCACCAAGGTGTGCGACGGCGGCGCCGGGCTGCCGCTGGCCGGGCTCGGGCAGTGCCAGCTGCTCGCGGCCCGCGCGCACGCCCTGGCGGGGAACGCGGCGGCGGCCAGGGACAGCTACCGCCTCGCGGCCGAGACGCTCGACCGGGCGGGGGCGTACCGCAAGTCGTCCGAGGCCTGGCGGCAGTTGAGCGAAATGCTCGCGGCCGGCCCCGGGGATGGGCCGGCCGCGGCCACCGACTGA
- a CDS encoding sensor histidine kinase, with protein sequence MYRIARGPLGRETRNDLLQLLTTLAMTPLYCVPVILFTLGAGLTPLLLLGLPLLPLAMKLAGWIARVDRERLYFLQELDIDMPLAQSGGGWKDRLERLFGRRAWRELGFTCVMTMWGLGVGGLVVGLLAAGLLLALLPVLGWFLPGGASLLGVDPSTVAGMVLGLAIGLALLAAGLWVSGPLARTESAMVARMLGANRVDHLVRRMLDLEDSRSRMVDAAEVERQRIERDLHDGAQQRLLSVAMSLGRAKSRFDRDPKKARQLLMAAHEEAKAAMQELRDVTRGLHPSILTEQGIEPALTTIVARSPVPVTLSIGLAERPSPRAEAVAYYVVSELLTNVAKHAAANRAAVRVFREDNLLRLLVTDDGIGGADADRGSGIRGLRDRIHAVDGHLTLSSPAGGPTVVDVTLPWKA encoded by the coding sequence TTGTATCGCATCGCACGAGGACCGCTCGGCCGGGAGACCCGCAACGACCTGTTGCAGTTGCTGACGACACTGGCGATGACGCCGCTGTACTGCGTGCCCGTCATCCTGTTCACGCTGGGCGCGGGCCTCACGCCGCTGCTGCTCCTCGGTCTGCCGCTGCTGCCCCTGGCCATGAAGCTGGCCGGGTGGATCGCCCGGGTGGACCGCGAACGCCTCTACTTCTTGCAGGAGTTGGACATCGACATGCCGCTCGCGCAGTCCGGCGGTGGCTGGAAGGACCGCCTGGAGCGGCTCTTCGGCCGCCGTGCCTGGCGCGAGCTCGGCTTCACCTGCGTCATGACGATGTGGGGGCTCGGGGTCGGCGGCCTGGTGGTGGGGCTGCTCGCGGCGGGGCTGCTGCTCGCGCTGCTCCCCGTGCTCGGCTGGTTCCTGCCGGGTGGCGCCTCGCTGCTCGGCGTGGACCCCTCGACCGTGGCCGGGATGGTGCTCGGCCTCGCCATCGGTCTCGCCCTGCTCGCCGCCGGGCTGTGGGTCAGCGGGCCGCTGGCGAGGACCGAGTCCGCGATGGTCGCCCGGATGCTCGGCGCCAACCGCGTCGACCACCTCGTCCGCCGCATGCTGGACCTGGAGGACAGCCGCTCCCGGATGGTCGACGCGGCCGAGGTGGAGCGTCAGCGCATCGAGCGCGATTTGCACGACGGGGCGCAGCAGCGGCTGCTTTCGGTCGCCATGAGCCTCGGCCGGGCCAAGTCCCGCTTCGACCGGGACCCGAAGAAGGCGCGGCAGCTCCTCATGGCGGCGCACGAGGAGGCCAAGGCCGCCATGCAGGAGCTGCGGGACGTCACCCGCGGCCTGCACCCGTCCATCCTCACCGAGCAGGGCATCGAACCCGCCCTGACCACGATCGTGGCCCGCAGCCCGGTCCCCGTCACGCTCTCCATCGGCCTCGCCGAGCGCCCCTCCCCGCGGGCCGAGGCGGTCGCGTACTACGTGGTGTCCGAGCTGCTGACCAACGTCGCCAAGCACGCGGCGGCGAACCGGGCGGCGGTGCGGGTCTTCCGCGAGGACAACCTGCTGCGCCTGCTCGTCACCGACGACGGGATCGGCGGCGCCGACGCCGACCGGGGCTCGGGCATCCGCGGCCTGCGGGACCGGATCCACGCGGTCGACGGCCACCTCACTCTCTCCAGCCCCGCCGGTGGCCCCACCGTCGTCGACGTCACGCTTCCCTGGAAGGCCTGA
- a CDS encoding aldehyde dehydrogenase family protein, giving the protein MADSKSAATARQTVSRNPADLADVVAERTLSDADGLVAAARAAHGARTAWAALPAPLRGRVAQNVGRLVAENKQALAALITREVGKPYGEALGEVQEVIDTCDFFLGEGRRLYGQTVPSEMPDKQLFTYRKPLGTAVIVTAANFPAAVPAWYLVPALLCGNTVVWKPSESAVAVAEALAALFTAGGVPENVLRLVHADGEATYAGLERALQEGLVQKIGFTGSTAAGRRVSELAGRHLQSPCLELGGKNPLLVTDDADLDLAVQGAVFSGFATAGQRCTSLGTAIVHRDVHDEFLRRFSAAVEDLTVGDPRRDEVFYGPLIGERYLADFLGSLDLVRPHHALSGSTATGRITSASPRKGFVGDPDAGVFAHPTIVAGVRPDDELYRTETFGPLVSVMAYDTFDEALDLAGGHGYGLSAAIYTDSARTAFSFRERCTAGMVSVNNSTVGAEAHLPFGGNGLSGNGSRQSGIWVIDQFTSWQSVNWDYAGTLQRAQMDVQDIDADLGFRLP; this is encoded by the coding sequence ATGGCTGACTCGAAGAGTGCCGCGACCGCGCGGCAGACCGTGTCGCGCAATCCCGCCGACCTCGCGGACGTCGTCGCCGAGCGGACGCTGAGCGACGCGGACGGCCTGGTCGCCGCCGCCCGGGCCGCCCACGGCGCGCGCACCGCGTGGGCGGCGCTGCCCGCGCCGCTGCGGGGCCGGGTCGCGCAGAACGTGGGACGCCTCGTGGCAGAGAACAAGCAGGCGCTGGCCGCGCTGATCACCCGGGAGGTCGGCAAGCCCTACGGCGAGGCCCTGGGCGAGGTGCAGGAGGTCATCGACACCTGCGACTTCTTCCTCGGCGAGGGCCGGCGCCTGTACGGCCAGACCGTGCCCAGCGAGATGCCCGACAAGCAGCTGTTCACCTACCGCAAGCCGCTGGGCACCGCCGTGATCGTGACGGCGGCGAACTTCCCGGCCGCCGTGCCCGCCTGGTACCTCGTACCGGCGCTCCTGTGCGGAAACACCGTCGTGTGGAAGCCGTCGGAGTCCGCGGTCGCCGTCGCGGAGGCCCTCGCGGCGCTGTTCACCGCGGGCGGGGTGCCCGAAAACGTGCTGCGCCTGGTGCACGCCGACGGCGAGGCCACGTACGCGGGCCTGGAGCGGGCCCTCCAGGAGGGGCTGGTCCAGAAGATCGGGTTCACCGGGTCGACGGCCGCGGGCCGCAGGGTCAGTGAACTCGCCGGGCGCCATCTGCAGTCCCCGTGCCTGGAGCTGGGCGGCAAGAACCCGCTGCTCGTCACGGACGACGCCGACCTCGACCTCGCCGTCCAGGGCGCGGTTTTCAGCGGTTTCGCCACTGCGGGACAGCGCTGCACGTCGCTGGGCACCGCGATCGTCCACCGCGACGTGCACGACGAGTTCCTGCGCCGCTTCAGCGCGGCCGTGGAGGACCTGACCGTCGGCGACCCGCGGCGCGACGAGGTGTTCTACGGCCCGCTCATCGGCGAGCGGTACCTGGCGGACTTCCTCGGCTCCCTGGACCTCGTCCGCCCCCACCACGCCCTGTCCGGCTCCACCGCCACCGGCCGGATCACCTCCGCGAGCCCGCGCAAGGGCTTCGTCGGCGACCCGGACGCGGGCGTGTTCGCGCACCCGACGATCGTGGCCGGGGTGCGCCCCGACGACGAGCTGTACCGCACCGAGACGTTCGGGCCGCTGGTGTCCGTCATGGCGTACGACACCTTCGACGAGGCGCTCGACCTCGCGGGCGGCCACGGGTACGGCCTGTCGGCCGCGATCTACACCGACTCCGCGCGGACGGCGTTCTCCTTCCGCGAGCGCTGCACGGCGGGCATGGTCAGCGTGAACAACTCCACCGTCGGCGCGGAGGCGCACCTGCCCTTCGGCGGCAACGGCCTGTCCGGCAACGGCAGCCGCCAGTCGGGCATCTGGGTCATCGACCAGTTCACCTCGTGGCAGTCGGTGAACTGGGACTACGCGGGCACGCTCCAGCGCGCGCAGATGGACGTCCAGGACATCGACGCGGACCTCGGGTTCCGGCTGCCCTGA
- a CDS encoding acyl-CoA dehydrogenase: protein MSDVHARMEALEERLGDPFDAAGGAGFAAVLTADEREEVPVGGASALDEFGILSEFVPGALGGRLERVDHLIELMRSVYRRDPSLGLGHCSSSLLGAVNVWTAGSPDQRRDTAELLLAGHKVSCAFHELAHGNDIGSVEFAATPAEGRLVLSGRKESITNLDRADAMVFLARTDPDGGPRSCSQLLVPTADLDPDRVRFLPRFRSVGMRGVRLGGIAVDSFPVAADALLGAPGTGLETANRAFQLTRIAMPAMSTAMLDTGLRVTLHHMRARRLYGRDAASIPMVRTTLANTFADLLLCEAFGAVAARSLHALPESGSAYAPAVKYLLAGVTLDAFEQLSLVMGSEFYRRDGQHGVFQKMARDIKPVGFGHIARAACLSAVLPQLPVLARRSWRDAAPAPAALFVPDAELPPLDLPGLRVTAGGKDGLVMALNAALDDDVPAALRPLIERQIRGVRALTEACAGLKPRDLSIAATVEVRDLAARYTTALAAAACVGVWRHAPGDDFLARPEWLVAALTRLEGITAGQPVDVPDDVEGALVDELLSRDDRTVSFGISARQYR from the coding sequence ATGAGTGACGTCCACGCACGCATGGAAGCCCTCGAGGAACGCCTCGGTGACCCCTTCGACGCCGCGGGCGGCGCGGGGTTCGCCGCCGTCCTGACCGCCGACGAACGCGAGGAGGTCCCGGTCGGCGGCGCGAGCGCCCTCGACGAGTTCGGGATCCTCTCCGAGTTCGTGCCCGGCGCGCTCGGCGGCCGGCTCGAACGCGTCGACCACCTCATCGAGCTGATGCGGTCCGTCTACCGGCGCGACCCGAGCCTCGGCCTCGGCCACTGCTCCAGCTCCCTGCTCGGGGCGGTCAACGTCTGGACCGCCGGATCGCCCGACCAGCGGCGCGACACCGCGGAACTGCTGCTCGCGGGCCACAAGGTCTCCTGCGCGTTCCACGAGCTCGCGCACGGCAACGACATCGGCTCGGTCGAGTTCGCGGCCACGCCCGCCGAAGGACGCCTCGTCCTCAGCGGCCGCAAGGAGTCCATCACCAACCTGGACCGGGCCGACGCCATGGTGTTCCTGGCCCGCACCGACCCCGACGGCGGCCCCCGCTCCTGCTCCCAGCTGCTCGTGCCGACGGCCGACCTCGACCCGGACCGGGTGCGGTTCCTGCCGCGCTTCCGCTCCGTCGGGATGCGCGGCGTGCGCCTCGGCGGCATCGCGGTGGACTCCTTCCCCGTCGCCGCCGACGCGCTGCTCGGCGCCCCGGGCACCGGCCTGGAGACGGCCAACCGCGCCTTCCAGCTGACCCGCATCGCCATGCCCGCGATGAGCACGGCGATGCTGGACACCGGCCTGCGCGTCACCCTGCACCACATGCGCGCGCGCCGCCTCTACGGCCGCGACGCCGCGTCCATCCCGATGGTGCGCACCACCCTGGCCAACACCTTCGCCGACCTGCTCCTGTGCGAGGCGTTCGGGGCCGTCGCCGCCCGGTCGCTGCACGCCCTGCCGGAGTCCGGCAGCGCCTACGCGCCCGCCGTGAAGTACCTCCTGGCCGGGGTGACCCTCGACGCGTTCGAGCAGCTTTCGCTGGTGATGGGCTCCGAGTTCTACCGCCGCGACGGGCAGCACGGGGTGTTCCAGAAGATGGCGCGGGACATCAAGCCGGTCGGCTTCGGGCACATCGCCCGCGCCGCCTGCCTGTCCGCGGTGCTGCCGCAACTGCCCGTGCTCGCCCGCCGCTCGTGGCGGGACGCGGCCCCCGCCCCGGCGGCCCTGTTCGTCCCCGACGCCGAACTCCCGCCGCTCGACCTGCCCGGCCTGCGGGTCACCGCGGGCGGCAAGGACGGTCTCGTGATGGCGCTCAACGCCGCCCTCGACGACGACGTCCCCGCGGCCCTGCGGCCCCTCATCGAGCGTCAGATCCGCGGTGTGCGCGCACTCACCGAGGCCTGCGCGGGCCTGAAGCCGCGCGATCTGTCCATCGCCGCCACCGTCGAGGTCCGCGACCTCGCCGCCCGGTACACCACGGCGCTCGCCGCCGCCGCGTGCGTCGGGGTGTGGCGGCACGCGCCCGGTGACGACTTCCTGGCCCGCCCGGAGTGGCTCGTCGCCGCCCTGACCCGCCTGGAAGGCATCACCGCAGGACAGCCCGTCGACGTACCGGACGACGTGGAGGGCGCCCTCGTCGACGAACTCCTGAGCCGCGACGACCGCACGGTGAGCTTCGGCATCTCCGCGCGCCAGTACCGCTGA
- a CDS encoding MMPL family transporter, translating to MAHRKTTLLLWILAVILAYGASLVTGVEDQEDADSLTGQAAVAERMLDDADFADEGVERVLIQARSGKLSDATADSVVSSLRARYADVKDVARVGDPVTAKDGRSVLLPVTLDLGTGDDKKKPKAVVGPMLKATEAEQKAHGDLRVEQLGKGSVTKELSAKLGADFQRAEFISLPLTLVILLVAFGALLAAGLPVLLGITAVVFAMGLAGVTSLVVPVNENQASLILLMGLAVGVDYSLFYIRRRREERALGKSPEVALRIAVATSGRAVLVSGLTVAIAMAGMFLSGSMLFSSLALGTVLVVLVAVLGSLTALPAALAGLGDKIDRPRIPLLWRRTNVGKESKLWGAVLRPVLKAPGVCLTIGLVAMLALAAPALGMKLKMPGDEDLPRSYEVMRTYDRVVEAFPSEGTSHAVAVQADKSRADEVAELLTGLHAKAMATGRFADADKPDLSVSKDGRVSRLELHVKGDADGKQAKDTLKLLRSDLAPQALKGADVDKWAVGGATAFSTDFSKTLKDRLPMVIGFVMLLCLGIMLLAFRSVALALLTGALNVLSVTAAYGILVLVFQHEWAENILGFDSNGAVVSWLPLILFVVLYGLSMDYHVFVLSRIREGVSRGGSAHEAIRHGILTSAGVVTTAAVIMVAVFAVFATLSTLEMKQLGVGLAVAILLDATLIRGVLLPAALKLLGSKVWGEPRSPRTVPAASQD from the coding sequence ATGGCTCACCGCAAGACGACGCTGCTGCTGTGGATCCTCGCGGTGATCCTCGCGTACGGGGCGAGTCTGGTCACCGGCGTGGAGGACCAGGAGGACGCCGACAGCCTGACCGGTCAGGCCGCCGTCGCCGAACGCATGCTGGACGACGCGGACTTCGCCGACGAGGGCGTGGAGCGCGTGCTGATCCAGGCGCGCAGCGGCAAGCTCTCCGACGCCACGGCAGACTCCGTGGTCTCCTCGCTGCGTGCGCGCTACGCCGATGTGAAGGACGTGGCCCGCGTCGGTGACCCGGTCACCGCGAAGGACGGGCGCAGCGTGCTGCTCCCGGTCACCCTCGACCTCGGCACCGGCGACGACAAGAAGAAGCCCAAGGCCGTCGTCGGCCCGATGCTGAAGGCGACCGAGGCGGAGCAGAAGGCCCACGGCGACCTGCGCGTGGAGCAGCTCGGAAAGGGCTCCGTGACCAAGGAGTTGAGCGCCAAGCTGGGCGCCGACTTCCAGCGCGCGGAGTTCATCAGCCTGCCGCTGACCCTGGTGATCCTCCTGGTGGCCTTCGGTGCCCTGCTCGCCGCGGGCCTGCCGGTGCTGCTCGGCATCACCGCGGTGGTCTTCGCCATGGGGCTCGCCGGGGTCACCTCGCTGGTCGTCCCCGTGAACGAGAACCAGGCCAGCCTGATCCTGCTCATGGGGCTCGCCGTCGGCGTCGACTACTCGCTCTTCTACATCCGCAGGCGCCGCGAGGAGCGGGCCCTCGGCAAGTCGCCCGAGGTGGCGCTGCGGATCGCGGTGGCGACATCGGGGCGGGCCGTGCTCGTCTCCGGTCTGACGGTGGCCATCGCGATGGCCGGAATGTTCCTCTCCGGCAGCATGCTGTTCTCCTCGCTCGCCCTCGGCACCGTCCTGGTCGTCCTGGTGGCGGTCCTCGGTTCGCTGACGGCGCTGCCCGCCGCGCTCGCCGGGCTCGGCGACAAGATCGACCGGCCGCGGATCCCGCTGCTGTGGCGGCGCACCAACGTCGGCAAGGAGAGCAAGCTGTGGGGGGCCGTCCTGCGCCCCGTCCTGAAGGCGCCCGGAGTGTGCCTGACCATCGGCCTGGTGGCGATGCTTGCGCTCGCCGCACCCGCGCTCGGCATGAAGCTCAAGATGCCCGGAGACGAGGACCTGCCGCGCTCCTACGAGGTCATGCGGACCTACGACCGCGTGGTCGAGGCCTTCCCGAGCGAGGGCACCTCGCACGCCGTCGCCGTGCAGGCCGACAAGTCCCGCGCCGACGAGGTGGCCGAGCTCCTGACCGGGCTGCACGCCAAGGCCATGGCGACGGGCCGGTTCGCGGACGCGGACAAGCCGGACCTCTCGGTGTCCAAGGACGGCCGGGTCTCCCGCCTCGAACTGCACGTCAAGGGCGACGCCGACGGCAAGCAGGCCAAGGACACGCTGAAGCTGCTGCGTTCGGACCTGGCACCGCAGGCGCTGAAGGGCGCGGACGTCGACAAGTGGGCCGTGGGCGGCGCCACCGCCTTCTCCACGGACTTCTCCAAGACGCTCAAGGACCGGCTGCCGATGGTGATCGGCTTCGTGATGCTGCTCTGCCTGGGGATCATGCTGCTCGCGTTCCGCTCCGTGGCGCTCGCGCTGCTCACCGGCGCCCTCAACGTCCTTTCCGTGACGGCGGCTTACGGCATCCTCGTCCTGGTCTTCCAGCACGAGTGGGCCGAAAACATCCTGGGCTTTGACTCAAATGGAGCGGTCGTTTCCTGGCTGCCGCTTATCCTGTTCGTAGTTCTTTACGGCCTGTCGATGGACTACCACGTCTTCGTTCTGAGCCGGATTCGTGAGGGTGTCAGCCGGGGGGGCTCTGCACATGAGGCGATTAGGCACGGCATTCTCACCTCCGCCGGTGTGGTCACCACAGCCGCTGTGATCATGGTCGCCGTGTTCGCGGTCTTCGCGACGCTCTCGACCCTGGAAATGAAGCAGTTGGGCGTGGGACTGGCCGTCGCCATCCTGCTCGACGCCACCTTGATCCGCGGGGTGCTGCTGCCCGCCGCGTTGAAACTGCTGGGCTCGAAGGTGTGGGGCGAGCCGCGCTCGCCGCGCACCGTCCCGGCCGCCTCCCAGGACTGA
- a CDS encoding 4'-phosphopantetheinyl transferase family protein, with protein MGGWAAVPSGLVVRSGELHVFRVSLEPARQIIAQALELVTDAERATAEAFGRSGDGWAFLSARATTRRVLGWVLGRGPKSVEFCRTEHGRLALVDHEVCFSSAYVGDQQLVAVSLISEVGVDIQDGDVAYGENLHLALTEWEQRLLRRLSPDARQMFFLSLWTRKEAVLRAAGYGLRVPPDEVDVLVEDGAGVVAVPQPEGSGMTEVQVRDLPSGRGTVAAVAAAGPVTALHTWTFNPTFHEAHSY; from the coding sequence ATGGGTGGGTGGGCCGCGGTTCCCTCGGGTCTGGTCGTGCGGTCGGGCGAACTCCATGTGTTCCGGGTCAGCCTGGAGCCCGCGCGTCAGATCATCGCTCAGGCGCTGGAACTGGTCACGGACGCGGAGCGCGCCACCGCCGAGGCGTTCGGCCGCTCCGGCGACGGCTGGGCCTTCCTCAGCGCCAGGGCCACGACCCGCAGGGTCCTCGGCTGGGTGCTCGGGCGGGGCCCCAAGAGCGTGGAGTTCTGCCGTACGGAGCACGGCCGGCTCGCCCTCGTCGACCACGAGGTGTGCTTCAGCTCCGCGTACGTCGGCGACCAGCAGCTCGTCGCCGTCTCACTGATCAGCGAAGTCGGCGTCGACATCCAGGACGGCGACGTGGCCTACGGCGAGAACCTGCACCTGGCCCTGACGGAGTGGGAGCAGCGGCTGCTGCGCAGGCTGTCCCCGGACGCCCGGCAGATGTTCTTCCTGAGCCTGTGGACCCGCAAGGAGGCGGTGCTGCGGGCGGCGGGCTACGGCCTCAGGGTGCCGCCGGACGAGGTGGACGTGCTCGTCGAGGACGGCGCGGGCGTGGTGGCGGTGCCGCAGCCCGAGGGCTCCGGCATGACCGAGGTACAGGTCCGTGACCTGCCCAGCGGGCGGGGCACCGTGGCCGCCGTCGCGGCCGCCGGGCCCGTGACCGCCCTGCACACCTGGACGTTCAACCCGACGTTCCACGAGGCGCACTCCTACTGA
- a CDS encoding DUF4097 family beta strand repeat-containing protein — protein sequence MYETLTSTGSAPSPAGRPRRSVVRRVIRIVAILTGITLVGGAAWYLLLFLVTRTDTDTSAIDNSTRNVVVEIDSGDIDIDVAGQGEKPELHKKLTKSLRSPDEKIEQDGDTLRIDTDCGEGMGKCGSDYRLTVPAGTRVKVETRLGDVSVKGVRGSVEARTKIGGVRLEHVTGARLVGFSKTGAVTFEHVDFDTAEATSKLGDIRFEDIEPFEKLKAVSKMGDVELHLPKDSGPYDVNAFTKIGDRKVDIDRDSSSGTPVEARTKIGDVTVRGG from the coding sequence ATGTACGAGACCCTCACCTCGACCGGCTCGGCGCCGAGCCCCGCGGGCCGCCCCAGGCGCTCCGTCGTGCGGCGCGTCATCCGCATCGTCGCGATCCTCACCGGCATCACGCTCGTCGGCGGAGCCGCCTGGTACCTGCTGCTGTTCCTGGTCACCCGCACCGACACCGACACCTCCGCGATCGACAATTCGACCCGCAACGTGGTGGTCGAGATCGACAGCGGCGACATCGACATCGACGTGGCCGGGCAGGGCGAGAAGCCTGAGCTGCACAAGAAGCTGACGAAGTCCCTGCGCTCGCCCGACGAGAAGATCGAGCAGGACGGCGACACCCTGCGCATCGACACCGACTGCGGGGAGGGCATGGGCAAGTGCGGCTCCGACTACCGCCTCACGGTGCCGGCCGGCACCCGCGTCAAGGTCGAGACCCGGCTCGGTGACGTGTCCGTGAAGGGCGTACGGGGATCGGTGGAGGCCCGCACCAAGATCGGTGGTGTCCGTCTCGAGCACGTCACCGGTGCCCGGCTCGTCGGCTTCAGCAAGACCGGCGCGGTCACCTTCGAGCACGTCGACTTCGACACCGCCGAGGCCACGTCGAAGCTGGGCGACATCCGCTTCGAGGACATCGAGCCGTTCGAGAAGCTGAAGGCCGTCAGCAAGATGGGCGACGTGGAGCTGCACCTGCCGAAGGACTCGGGACCGTACGACGTGAACGCCTTCACCAAGATCGGTGACCGCAAGGTGGACATCGACCGGGACTCCTCGTCCGGCACGCCGGTGGAGGCCCGCACGAAGATCGGCGACGTGACTGTGCGCGGCGGCTGA
- a CDS encoding response regulator transcription factor yields MRVVIAEDSVLLRSGLAKLLMDEDIDVVGQAGDADELLALVADVAPDLCLVDVRMPPTHTDEGLRAALTIRAGDPRQPVLVLSQYVEARYASKLLANGSVGLGYLLKDRVADVDEFVATLHRVAEGGTALDAEVVSQVLAGTQKQDGLAPLTAREREVLALMAEGLNNGGLAERLFITERAVEKHIRSIFTKLDLLPDDQGHRRVLAVLQYLDSLADARRSPE; encoded by the coding sequence TTGCGCGTTGTCATCGCGGAAGACTCCGTCCTGTTGCGCAGCGGCCTCGCCAAGCTGCTGATGGACGAGGACATCGACGTCGTGGGGCAGGCCGGGGACGCCGACGAACTGCTCGCCCTGGTCGCCGACGTCGCGCCCGACCTGTGCCTGGTGGACGTGCGCATGCCGCCCACCCACACCGACGAGGGGCTGCGTGCCGCCCTGACGATCCGCGCGGGCGACCCCCGCCAGCCCGTCCTCGTCCTGTCGCAGTACGTGGAGGCCAGGTACGCCTCCAAGCTGCTCGCGAACGGCAGCGTGGGGCTCGGCTATCTCCTCAAGGACCGCGTCGCCGACGTCGACGAGTTCGTGGCGACGCTGCACCGCGTCGCCGAGGGCGGCACGGCTCTCGACGCCGAGGTGGTCAGCCAGGTGCTCGCGGGCACGCAGAAGCAGGACGGCCTGGCGCCGCTCACCGCGCGTGAGCGGGAGGTGCTCGCGCTGATGGCCGAGGGGCTCAACAACGGCGGCCTCGCGGAACGCCTGTTCATCACCGAACGCGCCGTGGAGAAGCACATCCGCTCCATCTTCACCAAGCTCGACCTGCTCCCCGACGACCAGGGCCACCGCCGTGTCCTCGCCGTCCTGCAGTACCTCGACTCGCTCGCCGACGCCCGCAGATCACCGGAGTGA